From Limibacter armeniacum, one genomic window encodes:
- a CDS encoding T9SS type A sorting domain-containing protein, giving the protein MKKTQKLTLVMLLSIFFAVSLYAQRVPDLPAEISGKYYSYINTNRSDDFEGASLNSSKWLRREATNQTNKRITEDPSFIVLSNGTLICKGKDNTAGGIVSKNSMKYGFYMVRWKLSGFSPTRKSSYHPSIWSANCNGYNGPERTCLSGSNWTEIDLIEVTNYGGGARTQADAPCRINGTKINDPAANGSLGEKAIMKSFYDFDIDTDWHIYGLEYNWNYMQVWRYVNGEWLKLGRQVVFNSSSTGSISSIPKVCRSDMFWYIGNLWTGGGDSNEPDVTKLVVDYFRLYQVKSGATFASSFVGPEINELNLNRFKFDPTDAFEYDENMKFSGLSISQGTLRIEGLNYEDAHVLIYSMNGALVYDGYNYFKKGKLSLDVSAYKNGVYVLKIIEPHQTITRKFLIKK; this is encoded by the coding sequence ATGAAAAAAACCCAAAAACTCACTCTAGTAATGCTCCTTTCCATTTTTTTTGCTGTCAGCCTGTACGCTCAACGTGTACCCGATCTGCCAGCAGAAATAAGCGGTAAATACTATTCTTACATCAACACCAATCGTTCCGATGACTTTGAGGGTGCTTCGTTGAATAGTTCCAAATGGCTCCGACGGGAAGCCACCAACCAAACCAACAAGAGGATTACCGAAGACCCAAGTTTTATTGTTTTGAGCAACGGTACCCTTATCTGTAAAGGAAAGGATAATACTGCTGGGGGTATTGTTTCAAAAAACTCCATGAAATATGGTTTCTATATGGTCCGGTGGAAACTCTCCGGTTTCAGTCCAACCCGAAAGTCCAGCTATCATCCTTCTATTTGGTCTGCCAACTGTAATGGATATAACGGCCCTGAACGTACGTGCCTGAGCGGTTCAAACTGGACCGAGATTGACCTGATAGAAGTGACCAACTATGGAGGGGGAGCCAGAACCCAGGCGGATGCACCTTGCCGCATAAATGGTACAAAAATCAATGATCCAGCTGCCAACGGTTCTTTAGGTGAAAAGGCCATCATGAAATCCTTCTATGATTTTGACATAGATACCGACTGGCATATTTACGGTCTGGAGTATAACTGGAATTACATGCAGGTATGGAGGTATGTTAACGGCGAATGGCTTAAACTGGGCAGACAGGTCGTTTTCAATTCCAGCAGTACCGGTAGCATCTCCTCCATCCCCAAAGTGTGCAGGTCTGATATGTTCTGGTATATCGGCAACCTCTGGACAGGCGGCGGTGATTCCAATGAGCCCGATGTCACCAAATTGGTAGTGGATTATTTTAGGCTCTATCAAGTAAAATCGGGAGCAACCTTTGCGTCCTCTTTTGTAGGGCCAGAAATCAATGAACTTAATTTGAACAGATTTAAATTTGATCCTACCGATGCATTTGAATATGATGAAAATATGAAATTCAGTGGGTTATCCATATCGCAAGGCACGTTACGCATTGAGGGGCTGAACTATGAGGATGCACATGTACTGATTTACAGCATGAACGGCGCTTTAGTATATGATGGCTACAACTATTTTAAAAAGGGCAAGCTGTCTCTAGATGTGAGTGCTTACAAAAACGGCGTTTATGTTTTAAAGATCATAGAACCCCATCAAACCATCACACGTAAATTCCTGATCAAAAAGTAA
- a CDS encoding tagaturonate reductase, with amino-acid sequence MKLNRNNINTAARPIRVVQFGEGNFLRAFIDWMIQELNEKADFDAGVAVVQPIPQGLGELLNAQDGLYHLYLKGIEKGKLINRHQLVDCIQQVVNPYEDYQGYLELAKVETLQFIFSNTTEAGIRYHEADKLDEVQDSFPAKLTALLYERFRHFGGNISKGLHILPCELIDKNGQILKETILKNIENWQLPKAFQNWIETACTFYNTLVDRIVPGFPKDRIEEIHKELGFEDQLVVEGEQFHLFVIEGDEKIKEVFPAEKIGLNVIVTDNQAPYRTRKVRILNGAHTSLVPIGILSGVETVKEGLDHEQVGAFLKQLIKEEIVPTLPASEGIHEFAEDVLDRFRNPFVKHYLNSISLNSFPKFNTRVLPSISGYFIKEGKFSQRLLVAFAALIKLYDPKNEQGFEPQDDQEVVDLLRSLWENYYATQGNLESVVAGVLAFETVWGANLNNLGNLKAKLTQYLAQIQEEGIGVLLEENLNLV; translated from the coding sequence ATGAAACTCAATCGGAATAATATAAATACAGCAGCCCGTCCAATACGTGTCGTGCAGTTTGGGGAAGGAAACTTTCTTCGGGCGTTTATCGACTGGATGATTCAGGAACTGAATGAGAAGGCTGATTTTGATGCAGGCGTGGCAGTGGTTCAGCCGATTCCCCAAGGTTTGGGGGAGCTGTTGAATGCACAGGACGGTCTGTATCACCTTTACCTTAAAGGCATCGAGAAAGGCAAACTGATCAACCGGCACCAACTGGTGGACTGTATTCAGCAGGTGGTCAATCCTTACGAAGACTATCAGGGTTACCTTGAGCTTGCGAAGGTAGAAACATTGCAGTTTATCTTTTCCAACACAACAGAGGCGGGTATCCGCTACCATGAAGCGGATAAGCTTGATGAAGTGCAGGACAGTTTTCCGGCAAAACTGACTGCCTTGCTGTATGAACGTTTCCGTCATTTTGGGGGAAACATTTCGAAAGGACTCCACATTCTGCCTTGCGAATTGATTGACAAGAACGGTCAGATTCTGAAGGAAACAATTCTTAAGAATATCGAGAACTGGCAGCTGCCCAAGGCATTCCAAAACTGGATAGAAACGGCTTGTACTTTCTACAATACCTTGGTGGACCGCATCGTACCGGGCTTCCCGAAAGACCGCATCGAAGAGATCCACAAGGAACTGGGTTTTGAAGACCAACTGGTCGTGGAAGGCGAACAGTTTCACCTGTTTGTGATTGAGGGAGACGAGAAAATCAAGGAAGTATTTCCTGCCGAAAAAATCGGACTGAACGTGATCGTAACGGACAATCAGGCGCCTTACCGTACCCGTAAAGTGCGCATCCTGAATGGCGCGCACACTTCACTGGTGCCGATTGGTATCCTGTCAGGTGTAGAGACAGTGAAGGAAGGACTCGACCACGAGCAGGTGGGTGCATTTCTGAAGCAGCTGATCAAGGAGGAAATCGTGCCGACCTTGCCGGCTTCGGAAGGCATTCATGAATTTGCGGAAGATGTATTGGACCGTTTCCGGAACCCGTTTGTCAAGCATTACCTGAACAGCATTTCGCTGAACTCATTCCCGAAATTCAACACAAGGGTACTCCCTTCTATATCGGGGTATTTTATCAAGGAAGGTAAGTTTTCACAGCGACTACTGGTTGCTTTTGCAGCCTTGATCAAATTGTATGACCCAAAAAATGAGCAAGGTTTTGAACCACAGGACGATCAGGAAGTAGTAGACTTGCTGAGGTCACTTTGGGAAAACTATTATGCTACCCAAGGAAATCTGGAAAGCGTAGTGGCAGGTGTCTTGGCTTTCGAAACAGTTTGGGGAGCTAATCTGAATAATCTGGGAAATTTGAAAGCAAAACTGACACAATATCTTGCTCAGATTCAGGAAGAAGGGATTGGTGTTTTGCTCGAAGAGAATTTAAATCTGGTTTAA
- a CDS encoding alpha-L-fucosidase has product MKRIFIIITSLLVACSSQKQSNVASQKNFEPNWESLQEYDVPEWFQDAKLGIFIHWGPYAVPAYRSEWYPRFMYMDSVVWGPKGEVKSIGATNVYKHHIEKYGTLDKFGYKDFIPMFKGENFNAKEWVDIFEKSGAKYIVPVAEHHDGFAMYKSNHTRWNAVDMGPKKDILGELTTEARKRKMKIGASSHFAFNWNYYNHKEGFDTMDPQYADLYGKSHDHYTAADEEFLELWWNRTTDIIDNYKPDILWFDFYIDREEFMPYHPKVAAYYYNKGIEWNKDVVLQTKNFKMATFPEGTHVLDIERGKMSDIRQEPWQTDTSIGKNSWSYVENWISKDANTIIDDLVDIVSKNGCLLLNVGPKADGTIPEDQQAILFEIGNWMNVNGDAIYGSRPWKIFGEGPTEVATGHHTEGKNKELTADDFRFTTNNGKLYAISMDWAENGKVTIPALSKGNEYVASQIKQVKLLGSKEKLAWEQTADGLQVSLPAEQPCNHAFVFEVAFEDNNAVAWVGK; this is encoded by the coding sequence ATGAAAAGAATCTTCATCATAATTACCTCACTTCTAGTTGCTTGTTCTAGCCAAAAACAAAGCAATGTAGCAAGTCAAAAGAACTTTGAACCTAATTGGGAGTCTCTTCAAGAATACGATGTTCCTGAGTGGTTTCAGGATGCAAAACTTGGGATTTTCATCCACTGGGGACCATACGCAGTACCGGCCTATCGATCAGAATGGTATCCAAGATTCATGTATATGGACAGTGTAGTATGGGGACCAAAAGGAGAAGTAAAGAGTATAGGAGCTACCAATGTTTACAAACACCATATTGAAAAATACGGAACGCTGGATAAGTTTGGCTATAAGGATTTTATCCCAATGTTTAAGGGTGAAAATTTCAACGCTAAAGAATGGGTGGATATTTTCGAAAAATCAGGTGCCAAATATATCGTCCCTGTAGCAGAGCACCACGATGGGTTTGCAATGTATAAATCTAACCATACCCGTTGGAATGCTGTAGACATGGGACCAAAAAAAGATATTCTAGGTGAACTAACTACAGAAGCAAGAAAGAGAAAAATGAAAATCGGTGCTTCTTCCCACTTTGCTTTCAACTGGAACTACTATAACCACAAGGAAGGGTTTGATACCATGGACCCTCAATATGCAGACCTTTACGGCAAAAGCCATGATCACTATACAGCTGCTGATGAAGAGTTTCTTGAACTGTGGTGGAACAGAACTACAGACATCATAGACAACTATAAACCCGATATTCTATGGTTTGACTTTTATATTGACAGAGAAGAATTTATGCCATACCACCCTAAGGTAGCTGCTTATTACTATAATAAAGGCATCGAGTGGAACAAGGATGTAGTTTTACAAACTAAAAACTTTAAGATGGCTACTTTCCCTGAAGGAACACACGTGCTGGATATTGAAAGGGGCAAAATGTCTGATATCCGTCAGGAGCCTTGGCAAACAGATACTTCAATTGGTAAAAATTCTTGGTCCTATGTGGAGAACTGGATTTCCAAAGATGCCAACACCATTATTGATGACCTAGTGGACATTGTTAGTAAAAACGGTTGTCTACTGCTAAATGTAGGTCCAAAAGCTGACGGTACAATTCCAGAAGACCAGCAAGCCATTCTGTTTGAGATCGGTAATTGGATGAATGTCAATGGCGATGCCATCTACGGATCAAGACCTTGGAAAATATTTGGAGAAGGTCCAACAGAAGTAGCTACAGGTCACCATACTGAAGGCAAAAACAAAGAACTAACTGCTGATGACTTCCGCTTCACGACCAATAATGGAAAGCTATATGCCATTTCAATGGACTGGGCTGAGAATGGTAAAGTGACGATTCCTGCACTTAGCAAAGGCAACGAGTATGTAGCCTCCCAGATCAAGCAGGTGAAACTGCTGGGCAGCAAGGAAAAACTAGCCTGGGAACAGACTGCAGATGGGTTGCAGGTCAGCCTTCCGGCTGAGCAGCCTTGTAACCATGCTTTTGTTTTTGAAGTTGCTTTCGAAGACAATAATGCAGTGGCCTGGGTGGGTAAATAA